Part of the Falco peregrinus isolate bFalPer1 chromosome 15, bFalPer1.pri, whole genome shotgun sequence genome, atttatccttttaaaaattcaagtcaacttgaaaacaaaaacatgggTTTAAAACACAATGATtcactttgttaaaaaaaaaaaaacaaaacaaaacaaaaaaccaacttgAAATGTCTAGGAAATTCAAGtcaacttgaaaacaaaaacactgtTTGAAACCacaatgtttcattttgtaaaaaaaaacaatgacTTGAAGTGTTTTAACTCTTCAGAATTTATTCTACACTTTTCATTTGAAACTATGTACCATCTTTGCCTTCCACTGGATCAGAATTAAACTTCAATGTCTGTAAAAGAGTTACTTATTTGAGAGAAGACAATATATTGCATTTGTAATATATGTGGTGTTGGCTAAAGCTATTGGAAATAGCTATAAAATTGCTGTGCCaaatttgcagtgaaaaatattCACGTTTTTAGTCAAGGCATTATGTTTAAATTTCTTCAGTCATTTGCACATTGACAATCAGCATTTTGACCTGCTTTCAAAATACCttacaaaaaatacagctgtcttTTCCCTACCAGTGCAGGATGCATTCATGGTGTGATTTGCTGTTGTCTGTAAAGATGGAATAAGTTTCCATGAAGTTTTACTCCCGACAGCaactgcagagctgagccacCTCCAAGACAACGTGCAGGACTTGCTTGCCTCTTGTGCACCACGAACAGAGCTATATACTCTGACCAGTTGTACCCCTGAACACTGTAATGGTGGTTCCTAATTTTTTCATAGGGGTTACTAAGGGAACAAATGGTCTGTTGCATTTCTGTACTGCTCTGAACCTGACCAGGCTTTAACAGCATCATGATTTCATAGAATTCACACTGCAAGTAAATGACACCATTCCCAAAAGCAGATGGGGCTTGATCAATGTGATAGGAAGTAAAGAACCTAAAGAATTTGCTCGGAGCAGATTTTAAGCTATGGAGGTAGGGATTAATATGCCCTAAACTGCTTTATCAATATTATGAAGTGTGAGGACAAAGCAGGAAGGCACAAACACTGTGTTTCTGGAAGCCACTCTCATTGTGGCAAAATATCGCACCCTCCCAGTTGCCATATGTCATTCAGAAAAACATCTCAGGCTCTGAATCAGATAGCGGCATCATCTCAGGTCTCCTCTGCTCTAAGTTCAATGCAAACTGGCTCTTCTAGCTCCAGTTTTGGAATTTCACAGCCTGTCTTCGGAGACCAGAATAATTAATTTCCACAGATGTATGCTCTTTAATATCATTACACACTGGCCTGTACAATCCCTCCGGGAGAGGAGCCCATTTGTAAAGCAATATTATTCCTATGccatgcttttaattttgaggTTGTTATTGATAATGACTTCCTCTCGTACATATCTAGCAGAGGCTGAGCTTTCAGAAGgggaaggcagcacagagctgctcaaACAGGATTTGACAGTGTCACTGTGTGATGAGGAAAGAGGCTTTGGACAAACAAGGAACTGCATTCCATGCTCAGATTAGGAGGTTCTAGTGTCTAGTAAATATTTCGGCTATAAAATAAGCTTCCATTACAAATCTTTGCCTTTGATAGTCTTTTCCACCCACCCCTTCTTTTGCCACATATTTATAATACTCTGCTGGGAAAGAGTATTTGCCTAGTAATGCCAAACGAATTCTACAGCCCAGTACCCCAGCCTAGGTGCAGTGCAATCTGTACATAACCTCCCATTAGCTCCAGAAAAGTCACTTGTTGCTATTCACCTCGTGACTGAAGGGAGATACCAGGAAACTGCATtagctttctgcagagctgtcttGAAGAGCAAAGGTCTGGGCTGCAAGAACTGGAGAGACTTTCCCCTTACATCTGGTTATTAGGACACTAACAAGGACACATCTCAAGAAGGAGAAAGTACTAATAGTACGAAAGGTCCAGAGTCTGTGAGACAGGGTGCTGATACCACTGAGTACTCATTTTAAACCGAAACCCCTTGTTAGTGTTTGGGAGATGACCCATGCCTCCTacaaggtggaaaaaaaatccaaccgCCACCAACAGAAAAAACTTGGGTTCAACGGTGCCATCTCATCTAACTAAAATCCTAGAACACCAAAGGGCAAACTTGCTTATTAACGCTTCTTTGCACCTCTGACTCTGTGTTTCCACATCCATCCTTAAAGGCCCTGATAGGGCCAAGGCATGCTGCCACCCCCAGACCCAGAGAGCCTGGCTGAAGGGAGCATCAGCATCTCGGGGTGCTGAAACACACTTGCTGTGCTAGAAGCAGAGCAGAGCGAGCCTGACAGCTCCTCCTCAAAGCCGAGAGTAAATGAATTAGCTGCAAGTGGTAAAACAGCCCCACGGTCTTTTAGGTGAGACTCCAGAGTGAACgcaccctcctccccagccagaCCGCTAGGAGATAACACTGCATCCCACCTGTGGAGAGGAGCCTGGAGGCCTCCGTGGCCATCCACTCGCTCGGCTTGAGGGGCACGCTGCCGCTTCCCTCTGCTACACTTGGGAAAGCTGAGGCACACCGCTTTTCCAGATTTGTTATACATGCATGCAGACTTCTTTCATCGCCTGCCACAAATACACCCATAGGAGGAAACTGGGAATCAGCTGACTGTACCTCCTGATCTACCCATTACACAGCATTGTTTTAAGCTGTTAAACAGCTGCGGGGTTGCAAGAGTCACAAAAGtggtttctgtatttttcctctttaagctccttttgaaaatatatgtCCTACATCACGTGCAAGTCATTCAGTTTCAGCACATGCTGTAGTTTCAGCACATGCTGTTTTATTGGATATAGTAATACTTGGGCACTTCCTTTACAGCCTCCATCAAAAAGCAACACTACAGCAATACCTAAAATAGCACAGTTACAGCCAATTTTTAATACAGaggagaaatggagaaagatTTGTGTCATGAATTTTGATCACAAGGAACAGGACCACAGGAGATCTCATGAATTCCTTTAGTCCATCCCTTTACTCCCATGGATCAGTTCTAAGTGATTACGGACAGCTCCTTGACTAACGCCTTCACCTGAATCCCGGACTTCAACGTGAGTTAAAGGACCCATCTATTAATTGCTAGTTATCTCAGACCACGACATGTCCCAACATGTTCTCAGTGCAGGTGACATTGGCAGTAAAATCTTAATGCCAAACTGCACtccatttttccccttctccccctcaAAACTGTGACCGACTTCAAACAAGTCCTTACCTGTTGCTTCCACCATTCCTTCCAGGATGACCACAATTTCAAACTCCTCCTTCTCCAGTTGGGTGCGGGACATCTCCCAGAAGGGGCTTTTCTCGTTGATTTCATGTGAGATGATAAGGGGTGACACCAGGAACAATCTGTCATCTCCAGTGTCAAATCCCACGTTGATGTCTGTTTGGTTCAAGGGAATAAACTCTCCTTCTTTGGTCTGTTTGGACTTAATCAGTTTGGCTCTAATGGAAGCCTCGACAATGTGGGAATTGCGGAGGTCTCCAACCCGGAACATGAGACAGAGCTTCTCATCCCTCATGGAAATCACTGCGTTGTTAGAAAACATGAGGGTTTCAGCCCTCTTCTTTGGTTGGCTGATCTTGACAAACATGCATCCCACCATGAACGCATTGACAATGGAGCCCAGAATAGCCTGGATCAGGAGCAGTACGATGCCCTCGGGGCACTTCTCCGTTATGACCCTATAGCCATACCCGATGGTTGTCTCAGTCTcgatagaaaacagaaatgcagaaacaaatcCACTGAGATTTTCAACACAGGGGATCCAGTTCTCATCTTCAAGGTGGTCCAGGTCTCCCCGGATATAGGCAATGAGCCACCAGATGAatccaaaaaacaaccaagtgATGGTGTAGACCATAGTGAAGACAAGAAGATTAAAACGCCACTTAAGGTCCACCAGCGTAGTGAAGAGGTCACTAAGGTATCGATAGGTTTCTTGGACATTTCCATGGTGCACATTGCACTTGCCGCTTTTTTCCATGTAACGCTGTCGTGGCTTCTTACCTTCTGCTGATATGAGGCGGGTTCGGTCAGTGGCGATGGGGACATCATCTCGAGCCTGTTTGGGAATCTTCTTAGGCTCTCTAGATGTAACTCCGATGTCCATGTCCTGGTTCATGAAGATCCTAGAATCTCCGGCcatggctgggctgcaggagaacaaagaaataaagttcAAGATAGGACGAAAATTGCCGAGACAAAAGCTGTCTCACTTTACTGCCTGAACCGTTACGGCAGACCAGGAGAACAAACACTGCAGATATTAATGCTACGCTGACAGACTCTGCCCCGTGCTGGTTACAGGGCTGATACAGGCTGATTCTACATCAGGAAAGCTTTTTGCTACGGCCACGTCTTCCCTCCTAGCATCGCTTTGGGAAATAGTTTGAAAGGCTTCAGCACTTCTCCCACAACAGCCACTTCCTAAATACGATGCCGCACTGAACTGGATGTTAAATACAGATTCATGATACACAGTTGCTTCAGACATGAACCAGCTGCCAGTCATTTTGTTTAACATACTGCTGGAACCTCAGAAATTATGGCACCGTCTGGAAATCCTGAAATAGGTAAACCTTGTAACAGTTTTTCggttggtctttttttttctttttttttttttggtcctcaGATTTTTTTAGGTCCCAAATTTGGTTGAGAACACAACCAGAAGCCCAGTAAAGATACATCAACATGTATTTTCAAGAGGGACTGGAGTTTTTTGATGCCTCAGGTTTTGGGTGCATACCAAGAGAAACCttagaaattaatagaaaacGCTGAGCACCACTGTCTACCTAAATGTCACATAAATCTAAATTATGCATTAAGGTTTCCCTGACAGTCAGCAGAGAAAGACACCTCCAGGGATAATTCAGATTTCAGGAGTGCTGAATCACCTTCTGGAAGTACCCGCTCCCTCCACAAATTATTCTGGGAGCCTGGGCTCCAAATGTGAAATAGGCATTTAATTCAGCATCTTGAATTATGTGTCTGAAGGTGTGATGAATCCAGGCCTACTGTTAATCAGATATATCAGAACCGGCCCCTTTACTTCATCTGACATCAGACAAAAACACCAGAGACTTTCAGAAACTTAACAGACAGCTATTAGTAAGCCCACTGTCAACGCACAAAACTACACTTAACaagatacaaataaataatacaaaatgatGTCTGCAATGAATTTTGCAGGTTATAATACAACATCCTGTTTACCAAGATGATTAGatactcctttaaaaaaacacacacgcacatgcTCTATTGAAAAAAGAGGCACAGACAAAATCCCTGTGAAAGGCTACCCAAGAAGCCTTAGGGATATCAAAGATAGAGTAGCAATATTTTCTATGGCGTTCATTCTCTGCATTGTCCTCTGCAAATCCTATTAAAAGCTGACTAAATCTATTACTGCTCCCTCGATCTTTAATCTTCTTATGCGTCTGTGAATGAGAAAAGGTGTAGAGATACAATTAAGAGTATCTTGGGAAAGACAATTTTAAGATTGAGCAAAGTAGCTTCatcttttcagtattaaaaagcacaaagggTGGGCGggaaggaagcagaggcagGATGAATAAATGAAGCAACAAATTTCCACTTCCATTCTGCTGTAGCCAAGTCTGGTTAACAGCAAAGAATTACTCTTAGCCCTTGTATAAGTCACCATCAATCATTACTCCAACGAAGCAGCCAGAGCCTGTTGCTGGAACCGTACCCGCTGGCTCTGTTCACCAGGGAGCCCAGCCATCTGTCCACAGCACAGTCCCAAAGCTTCTTTGTGCTGGCACATTTGCCTGGTTTGCAGGGTTTGGGCCAGTGCAGCCACAGGAAGGGGTAAATAATAGGGATTAATGATGCTGGGATGGTGAGTTAGGAGGAGTCAGGTTCGCTGCCCTCGCTGCATATGATCCTGGACGTGGGGTAGATAATGCCAGCACCATGCTGTTCCTTTCCTCAAACAGCAACATCAAAGGTTTTGGCCG contains:
- the KCNJ5 gene encoding G protein-activated inward rectifier potassium channel 4 isoform X1; this translates as MQSRCYPAMAGDSRIFMNQDMDIGVTSREPKKIPKQARDDVPIATDRTRLISAEGKKPRQRYMEKSGKCNVHHGNVQETYRYLSDLFTTLVDLKWRFNLLVFTMVYTITWLFFGFIWWLIAYIRGDLDHLEDENWIPCVENLSGFVSAFLFSIETETTIGYGYRVITEKCPEGIVLLLIQAILGSIVNAFMVGCMFVKISQPKKRAETLMFSNNAVISMRDEKLCLMFRVGDLRNSHIVEASIRAKLIKSKQTKEGEFIPLNQTDINVGFDTGDDRLFLVSPLIISHEINEKSPFWEMSRTQLEKEEFEIVVILEGMVEATGMTCQARSSYMDTEVLWGHRFTPVLTLEKDFYEVDYNSFHSTYETNTPVCCAKELAESRREGQLLSHLSSASLLSGGGEAEAAKEEEEEEEEEGGREPAGLNGANGTAGEVKEDMPV
- the KCNJ5 gene encoding G protein-activated inward rectifier potassium channel 4 isoform X2; this translates as MAGDSRIFMNQDMDIGVTSREPKKIPKQARDDVPIATDRTRLISAEGKKPRQRYMEKSGKCNVHHGNVQETYRYLSDLFTTLVDLKWRFNLLVFTMVYTITWLFFGFIWWLIAYIRGDLDHLEDENWIPCVENLSGFVSAFLFSIETETTIGYGYRVITEKCPEGIVLLLIQAILGSIVNAFMVGCMFVKISQPKKRAETLMFSNNAVISMRDEKLCLMFRVGDLRNSHIVEASIRAKLIKSKQTKEGEFIPLNQTDINVGFDTGDDRLFLVSPLIISHEINEKSPFWEMSRTQLEKEEFEIVVILEGMVEATGMTCQARSSYMDTEVLWGHRFTPVLTLEKDFYEVDYNSFHSTYETNTPVCCAKELAESRREGQLLSHLSSASLLSGGGEAEAAKEEEEEEEEEGGREPAGLNGANGTAGEVKEDMPV